CATCCCCGGCACCAAACGCGTGAAGTACCTCGAGGAGAACCTCGGCGCGCTGAACGTCACCCTGACCCCCGAAGACCTGACCCGCATTGACGGGGCGTTCCCGCAGGGCGCTGCCGCCGGGGACCGTTACCCCGACATGAGCGCCGTCAACCGCTGACGGGAGGCGTGGGCTGTGGGGTGCATGAACACCCCCACACCCCCACACACTTTTCCTACACGCTGACCAGCCCCAGGGAGATACCGCGCGCGACCGCCCCGGCGCGACTCTGCACGCCCAGCTTGGAGTACAGCGCCTGCACGTGAAACTTGACGGTGCTCTCTGACACGCCCAGGTCACGGGCGGCGCGTTTGTTGCTCAGGCCCTCGGCCAGCAGGGCCAGCACGTCACGCTCGCGGGGCGTGAGGCTCACGTCACCCGGAGGCACGCCCGCCGCATCGTCATCCTGAAGGTCCGTGGGTGCTTCCGGAGTGGGGGAGGGCAGCAGCGCGGGCGGCAGCACCGCCAGCCCCGCAGCGGCCCCCAGCACCCCGGCCAGCAGCTCGGCCGGGGTGGCGTCGGCCCCCAGCGCCGCCCAGCCGCCCCCGCTCAGGTCCGGCAGCAGCGTGGCCCACACGCCCGACCCGAGCGCCACCAGCGCCGGGTGGCCGCCCAGGGCGTCCGGGTCGGCCAGCCACGCGTCATCCACGATCAGCACGTCCGCCTCCGGCCGGTCATGGTCCGGCGCGCTGCGAATGCCGTGCGCGGCCAGGATCGCCTGCACGCCCGCCGCCAGCACCGCCGAGGCGACCGCCACCTGCACGGTCGGCAGGCCCGGCGCGGCAGGCGGGACGGTCATGCCTGATCCTACCCGCACGGCGCCGCTCAGCGTTCCCCGACCGGCACCGGCAGCTCCTGCTCCTGCCCGCCGCGCAGGACGCGCAGCGTCACGGTCTGCCCGGCCTGATCCCGCACCCGCTCCAGCAGTTCACGTGGATGCCGGACCGGAGCGCCGTCCAGCGCCAGCAGCACGTCCCCGACCAGCACGCCCGCCTGCGCCGCCGGGCCGTCCGCGTCCACCTGCACGACCGTCAGGCCCATGCGGCCACCCTGGGTCCATCCGCCCGGTTGCCACCCACCCGGTCCCCACGGGCCACGCGGTCCCCTGGGGCCTCCACGCCCACGACCGCCCTCATGACCGCCTTCCCGCCCCGGCCCACCCCGGTGCCCGCGCTCCCAGGGGCCACGACCCCACGGACCACGCTCCCACGGACCACGCGGCCCGCGCGCCGCCTCGTTCCCAGCCGCCTCGTTCCCAGCCACCCCGGACTCGGCCGCTCCGGACATGGGCTGCGTGTCCGGGAAGTGAACGGGCTGCGCGGACAGCCCCAGGTACCCGCGCGGCACGCGGCCCTGCGCGTCCAGCAGCGCCGCCACCCGCAGCGCCCGCCCGGCCGGAACGGCCAGCAACTCGCCACGCCGCACACCCGCATTCAGCACGCCCACCAGCGTGCCGTCCGCGCCGACCAGCGCGCCCCCACTGGACGCCGGGAACGGCGCCGCCCCGCTGGGCAGCCAACCATGCCCCGGCCCCCGCGCAGGCGCCCCGAGCCCGTACAGGCCCAGCGCCGCCTGCACCCCATGCGGCGGGCGACCCACCGCCAGCAGCAACTCGCCCACACGCGCCTCCTCGCCCGGCGCCAACGCCGGAACACCCAGGCCCGGCACGCGCAGCAACGCCAGATCCGTCGCCGGATCACGCCCCGCCACCACCGCGCCCCAGCGCACCCCGCCGGCCGTCACGACCGTCACCTCATCGGTGGGCAGCACGTGCGCCGCCGTCAGGATCAGCCCCTCGCCGATCACCGTGCCACTCACGGGCCGCGCCGCCCGCACCTGCACCACACTCTCCGACGCGGCCTCGACCACGTCCGCCATTGCTCTTGAAAGTTCAGAAAAATTCGTCATGCCCACATGGTGAACCCCGCGTCCCGCCAGCACGCCCGGCAAACGGACAGGGACCCACCCTGGCCGGATGGAGGGGCCGCCCGGCCCGCACCGGCAGGGGATTGCTATCCTGCCGCCATGCCCCAGACCCTTTCCGTGGTGCCCGGCGAGTACGCCGTCTCACAGCTGCCCGCTGGCAGCGGCGCTCCCACCTGGGCCTTCACCGGTGAACTGTGGTGCGTCATGAGCGTCAGCGACGAACTGTCCGTCGTGTGCCCCACCGCGAACGTCCCGCCCGGCGTGACCACCCAGCCCGGCTGGGCCGCCCTGAAACTCCACGGTCCGTTTGAATTCACCCTCAGCGGCATCCTCGCCAGCGTCCTGGACCCCCTGCGCGATGCGGAGGTCGGCATCTTCGCGCTGTCCACCTTCAACACCGACTACGTCCTCGTGGCGCAGGCGGACCTGCACCGCGCCGCCCAGGCCCTCCGGGCCGCCGGGCACACGCTGCTGGACTGATACGGACTGCCGTCTGTTTCGCTGACAATCCGGAACCTCACCGGGTTGCCAACTGCACGCCCGGCAGCCCGCTCTGCTCCTGCCCGGCGCGCCTACGGTCCGGCTCGTTCCGGGTTCAGGATCACGTACCGCGTGAC
The genomic region above belongs to Deinococcus seoulensis and contains:
- a CDS encoding ACT domain-containing protein encodes the protein MPQTLSVVPGEYAVSQLPAGSGAPTWAFTGELWCVMSVSDELSVVCPTANVPPGVTTQPGWAALKLHGPFEFTLSGILASVLDPLRDAEVGIFALSTFNTDYVLVAQADLHRAAQALRAAGHTLLD
- a CDS encoding S1C family serine protease, encoding MTNFSELSRAMADVVEAASESVVQVRAARPVSGTVIGEGLILTAAHVLPTDEVTVVTAGGVRWGAVVAGRDPATDLALLRVPGLGVPALAPGEEARVGELLLAVGRPPHGVQAALGLYGLGAPARGPGHGWLPSGAAPFPASSGGALVGADGTLVGVLNAGVRRGELLAVPAGRALRVAALLDAQGRVPRGYLGLSAQPVHFPDTQPMSGAAESGVAGNEAAGNEAARGPRGPWERGPWGRGPWERGHRGGPGREGGHEGGRGRGGPRGPRGPWGPGGWQPGGWTQGGRMGLTVVQVDADGPAAQAGVLVGDVLLALDGAPVRHPRELLERVRDQAGQTVTLRVLRGGQEQELPVPVGER
- a CDS encoding helix-turn-helix transcriptional regulator; amino-acid sequence: MTVPPAAPGLPTVQVAVASAVLAAGVQAILAAHGIRSAPDHDRPEADVLIVDDAWLADPDALGGHPALVALGSGVWATLLPDLSGGGWAALGADATPAELLAGVLGAAAGLAVLPPALLPSPTPEAPTDLQDDDAAGVPPGDVSLTPRERDVLALLAEGLSNKRAARDLGVSESTVKFHVQALYSKLGVQSRAGAVARGISLGLVSV